A single Calidifontibacter indicus DNA region contains:
- the rpsA gene encoding 30S ribosomal protein S1, giving the protein MTTATTSQIAINDIGSEEELLAAIDATIKHFNDGDIVEGVIVKVDRDEVLLDIGYKTEGVIPSRELSIKHDVDPTEVVSVGDEVEALVLQKEDKEGRLILSKKRAQYERAWGTIEKIKEEDGVVTGTVIEVVKGGLILDIGLRGFLPASLVEMRRVRDLQPYVGKEVEAKIIELDKNRNNVVLSRRAWLEQTQSEVRTTFLKELQKGQVRSGVVSSIVNFGAFVDLGGVDGLVHVSELSWKHIDHPSEVVEVGQEVTVEVLDVDMDRERVSLSLKATQEDPWQHFARTHAIGQVVPGKVTKLVPFGAFVRVEDGIEGLVHISELAERHVELPEQVVTVGTELFVKVIDVDLERRRISLSLKQANDDAAGANDFDPTLYGMAAEYDDQGNYKYPEGFDPETNEWLEGYETQREAWEAQYADAHARYEAHQAQIEAARKADAEAVATAATAPTSYSSGGETTSAPAEGTLASDEALAALREKLTGN; this is encoded by the coding sequence ATGACTACCGCCACCACCTCCCAGATCGCGATCAACGACATCGGATCCGAGGAGGAGCTGCTCGCCGCGATCGACGCGACGATCAAGCACTTCAATGACGGCGACATCGTCGAAGGTGTCATCGTCAAGGTCGACCGTGACGAGGTTCTCCTCGACATCGGTTACAAGACCGAGGGCGTCATTCCCTCGCGCGAACTCTCCATCAAGCACGACGTCGACCCGACCGAGGTCGTTTCCGTGGGCGATGAGGTCGAGGCTCTCGTTCTCCAGAAGGAGGACAAGGAAGGCCGTCTGATCCTGTCCAAGAAGCGTGCGCAGTACGAGCGCGCCTGGGGCACGATCGAGAAGATCAAGGAAGAGGACGGCGTCGTCACCGGTACAGTCATCGAGGTCGTCAAGGGTGGCCTCATCCTCGACATCGGCCTGCGCGGCTTCCTGCCCGCCTCGCTGGTCGAGATGCGTCGTGTCCGCGACCTGCAGCCGTACGTCGGCAAGGAGGTCGAGGCCAAGATCATCGAGCTCGACAAGAACCGCAACAACGTCGTTCTGTCGCGCCGCGCCTGGCTGGAGCAGACCCAGTCCGAGGTGCGCACCACGTTCCTCAAGGAACTGCAGAAGGGCCAGGTCCGCTCGGGCGTCGTGTCCTCGATCGTCAACTTCGGTGCGTTCGTCGACCTCGGTGGCGTCGACGGTCTGGTGCACGTCTCGGAACTGTCCTGGAAGCACATCGACCACCCGTCCGAGGTTGTCGAGGTCGGTCAGGAAGTCACCGTCGAGGTGCTCGACGTCGACATGGACCGCGAGCGCGTCTCGCTGTCGCTGAAGGCGACCCAGGAAGACCCGTGGCAGCACTTCGCCCGCACCCACGCGATCGGTCAGGTCGTCCCGGGTAAGGTCACCAAGCTCGTTCCGTTCGGTGCGTTCGTGCGCGTCGAGGATGGCATCGAGGGTCTGGTCCACATCTCCGAGCTGGCCGAGCGCCACGTGGAGCTGCCGGAGCAGGTCGTCACCGTCGGCACCGAGCTGTTCGTCAAGGTCATCGACGTCGACCTGGAGCGCCGCCGCATCTCGCTGTCGCTCAAGCAGGCCAACGACGACGCCGCCGGTGCGAACGACTTCGACCCGACGCTGTACGGCATGGCCGCCGAGTACGACGACCAGGGCAACTACAAGTACCCCGAGGGCTTCGACCCGGAGACCAACGAGTGGCTCGAGGGTTACGAGACCCAGCGCGAGGCCTGGGAGGCGCAGTACGCCGACGCCCACGCCCGCTACGAAGCGCACCAGGCCCAGATCGAGGCCGCCCGCAAGGCCGACGCGGAGGCTGTCGCCACCGCTGCGACCGCGCCGACCTCGTACTCCTCCGGTGGCGAGACCACCTCGGCTCCGGCCGAGGGCACCCTCGCTTCGGACGAGGCACTGGCCGCGCTGCGTGAGAAGCTCACCGGCAACTGA
- a CDS encoding DUF3068 domain-containing protein: MRKVLGLVLLGLSGFLIAASLLLFLWAPGKVERTPLDIDSITRLTGKATYLSEAETPVKAISANRVDVKASSDSVVQFNAFTCLVRDPDNNVQNCVKDKRLITSDVDTFAADRHTAQAVTDYPNLPTDAVPHTGLVNKFPFNVEKKTYNFWDGVLGKSVPAEYKGTEKIQGLETYKFVISFADQPAKVTAGVDGTYSDDKTMWVDPVTGSIIDQQDKQVRKLQNGDNAITLDFAFTDDTVKKNVQDANDNHSQLGLVKNAPLVLLPLGIIAGVVGAFLTLGARNAGGRHRNDEVDWDDADQDATSRA, encoded by the coding sequence GTGCGAAAAGTTCTCGGCCTCGTTCTGTTGGGGCTCTCCGGCTTCTTGATCGCAGCATCGTTGCTGCTGTTCCTGTGGGCCCCGGGCAAGGTCGAGCGGACCCCGCTGGATATCGACTCGATCACTCGGCTCACGGGCAAAGCCACCTATCTGTCGGAGGCGGAGACCCCGGTCAAGGCGATCAGCGCCAACCGTGTCGACGTCAAGGCGTCCAGCGACTCGGTCGTGCAGTTCAACGCGTTCACGTGCCTGGTGCGCGACCCCGACAACAACGTGCAGAACTGTGTGAAGGACAAGCGCCTCATCACCAGTGACGTCGACACCTTCGCGGCCGACCGGCACACCGCGCAGGCCGTGACCGACTACCCGAACCTGCCGACCGACGCCGTGCCGCACACGGGCCTGGTCAACAAGTTCCCGTTCAACGTCGAGAAGAAGACCTACAACTTCTGGGACGGCGTGCTCGGCAAGAGCGTGCCGGCCGAGTACAAGGGCACCGAGAAGATCCAGGGCCTGGAGACCTACAAGTTCGTGATCTCCTTCGCCGACCAGCCCGCCAAGGTCACTGCCGGTGTCGACGGCACCTACTCCGACGACAAGACGATGTGGGTCGACCCGGTCACCGGCTCGATCATCGACCAGCAGGACAAGCAGGTGCGCAAGCTGCAGAACGGCGACAACGCGATCACCCTCGACTTCGCGTTCACCGACGACACCGTGAAGAAGAACGTCCAGGACGCCAACGACAACCACAGCCAGTTGGGCCTCGTCAAGAACGCTCCGCTCGTGCTGCTCCCGCTCGGCATCATCGCCGGTGTGGTGGGTGCATTCCTCACCCTCGGCGCGCGCAACGCCGGTGGTCGTCACCGCAACGACGAAGTCGACTGGGACGACGCCGACCAGGACGCAACCTCGCGCGCCTGA
- a CDS encoding class I SAM-dependent methyltransferase: MDDSATPGGSSAGRGKNHHVDDRESSRAQRAWWDGEARDYYLEHGAFLGDEQLVWGPEGWTEEELRIFGDRRGLAGRDVLEFGAGAGQGARWMAAQGARVVASDISLGMLEVGREIDERAGRSLPMVQADAGVLPFADDTFDIAFSAYGAVPFIADTASLMRELARVLRPGGRLAFSTTHPFRWAFPDVPDKSGLVAQYDYFDTTPYVERSGDLVTYVEHHRTFGGRIREMVAAGLTVEDVVEPTWPDHNKSDWGGWSPTRGKVIPGTAIYLATKP, from the coding sequence ATGGACGACTCGGCAACGCCCGGCGGCTCCTCGGCCGGGCGCGGGAAGAACCACCACGTCGACGACCGGGAGAGCTCCCGCGCACAGCGCGCGTGGTGGGACGGCGAGGCCCGCGACTACTACCTCGAGCACGGCGCGTTCCTCGGCGACGAACAACTGGTCTGGGGTCCGGAGGGCTGGACCGAGGAGGAGCTGCGGATCTTCGGCGATCGACGAGGGCTCGCCGGACGCGATGTGCTGGAGTTCGGAGCCGGCGCCGGTCAGGGCGCCCGGTGGATGGCGGCGCAGGGTGCCCGGGTGGTGGCGTCCGACATCTCCCTCGGCATGCTCGAGGTGGGCCGCGAGATCGACGAACGCGCGGGGCGCTCGCTGCCGATGGTGCAGGCCGACGCGGGCGTGCTGCCCTTCGCCGACGACACTTTCGACATCGCGTTCTCCGCATACGGCGCCGTGCCCTTCATCGCCGACACCGCATCGTTGATGCGCGAACTCGCGCGGGTGCTGCGCCCCGGCGGACGCCTCGCCTTCTCGACCACCCACCCGTTCCGGTGGGCGTTCCCCGACGTGCCGGACAAGTCGGGCCTGGTGGCGCAGTACGACTACTTCGACACGACACCGTACGTGGAGCGGTCGGGTGACCTCGTCACGTACGTCGAGCATCACCGCACCTTCGGCGGTCGCATCCGGGAGATGGTCGCCGCCGGCCTCACCGTCGAGGACGTCGTGGAGCCGACCTGGCCCGACCACAACAAGTCGGACTGGGGCGGCTGGAGTCCGACCCGCGGCAAGGTCATCCCGGGCACCGCGATATATCTCGCGACGAAGCCCTGA
- a CDS encoding SDR family NAD(P)-dependent oxidoreductase → MTRRIVITGGGTGIGKAIAHRLLREDPDLILVGRRAEPLESAAAELREGAPTARIATRTCDLTVPDDVERLAAELKTGRPIDVLVANAGGNYGLGAKTLQETAQAWRADFDGNVLSAVLITQALLDHMPRPGGRIIAMSSIAALRGSGAYGAAKAAVNAWVLSLAGELAADGITVNSVAPGFVPGTPFWAGRIARDPSIVEGRIAPIPMKRPGTPEEVAEAVAYLASPNSGWTTGQILQVNGGTLFGRG, encoded by the coding sequence ATGACCCGACGCATCGTGATCACCGGCGGCGGCACCGGCATCGGCAAGGCCATCGCTCACCGGCTGCTGCGCGAAGACCCCGACCTCATCCTGGTCGGGCGCCGCGCGGAACCACTGGAGTCTGCCGCTGCCGAGCTGCGCGAGGGCGCGCCGACCGCGCGCATCGCGACCCGCACCTGCGACCTCACAGTGCCGGACGATGTGGAGCGGCTGGCCGCGGAACTGAAGACGGGGCGCCCGATCGACGTGTTGGTCGCGAACGCCGGCGGCAACTACGGTCTCGGGGCGAAGACGCTGCAGGAGACCGCCCAGGCGTGGCGGGCCGACTTCGACGGCAATGTGCTGTCGGCGGTGCTCATCACGCAGGCCCTGCTCGACCACATGCCGCGCCCGGGAGGTCGCATCATCGCGATGAGCTCCATTGCGGCACTGCGTGGTTCGGGTGCGTACGGCGCGGCCAAGGCCGCGGTCAACGCATGGGTGCTGAGCCTTGCCGGTGAACTCGCGGCCGACGGCATCACGGTCAATTCCGTCGCACCGGGGTTCGTACCCGGCACGCCGTTCTGGGCCGGCCGCATCGCCCGCGACCCCAGCATCGTCGAGGGCCGCATCGCGCCCATCCCGATGAAGCGGCCGGGCACCCCCGAAGAAGTCGCGGAGGCCGTCGCCTACCTGGCCTCCCCCAACTCCGGCTGGACGACCGGGCAGATTCTCCAGGTCAACGGCGGCACGCTCTTCGGCCGCGGCTGA
- a CDS encoding class I SAM-dependent methyltransferase, whose product MSQNAGLKSYRTTRRSIGLLRAFRQEQPRPELFYGPLATDTANLVEHFHSLQGSTVLDIGAGPAQFAREFGSRGARYVALEVAREDLDREVSAGVVGRGQQLPFADDSLDVAMSSNVLEHVPDPDVFSDEMVRVTRPGGLIFLSYTLWLSPWGGHETSPWHYLGGDYAARRYERTHGHPPKNRFGTSMFAASMADGLAWAREQRGAEVLFTGPRYAPWWLQWVTGVPGVREVVGWNLLMVLRKHGTPDARPEA is encoded by the coding sequence GTGTCACAGAACGCCGGTTTGAAAAGTTATCGCACCACCCGCCGCTCCATCGGGTTGCTGCGCGCCTTTCGCCAGGAACAGCCACGGCCCGAACTGTTCTACGGCCCGCTTGCGACCGACACGGCGAACCTCGTCGAGCACTTCCACTCGCTGCAGGGCTCCACGGTGCTTGACATCGGTGCCGGCCCGGCACAGTTCGCGCGTGAGTTCGGTAGCCGCGGCGCGCGCTATGTCGCCCTGGAGGTTGCGCGCGAAGACCTCGATCGTGAGGTGAGCGCAGGCGTCGTGGGTCGCGGTCAGCAGCTCCCGTTCGCCGACGACAGCCTCGACGTGGCGATGTCGAGCAATGTCCTGGAACACGTGCCCGACCCGGACGTCTTCTCCGACGAGATGGTGCGGGTGACCCGTCCGGGCGGGTTGATCTTTCTGTCCTACACCTTGTGGTTGTCGCCGTGGGGTGGCCACGAGACGTCACCCTGGCACTACCTCGGCGGCGACTATGCGGCTCGACGCTACGAGCGCACGCATGGGCATCCGCCGAAGAACCGCTTCGGCACCTCGATGTTCGCCGCGTCGATGGCCGACGGGCTCGCCTGGGCTCGAGAGCAGAGGGGTGCTGAGGTGCTGTTCACCGGACCCCGTTACGCCCCCTGGTGGTTGCAGTGGGTCACCGGCGTGCCCGGGGTGCGCGAGGTCGTCGGGTGGAATCTGCTGATGGTGCTGCGCAAGCACGGAACGCCCGACGCCCGACCCGAGGCCTGA
- a CDS encoding DNA-3-methyladenine glycosylase family protein translates to MTTRSDLRLPVRPPFAATALAAALRAHAVPALETQVDGVHRRVVAAPGGPALVEVDLHLDDDASEVPVTLHLSDPADAPQLVAIVRRWLDLDADPVQIDRALSLDPRLAALVAARPGLRVAGAVDRSECALFTVLGQQVTLRGARTLQARFVEAYGSPVAAELPGGPWTLAPTPHTVASVDVDELRATIGLTGARARTVHVLAQALADGLRLDPQDPVGTRAALLALPGIGPWTADYLALRALGDRDAFTPGDAVLRRALDGVTPAEAHRASQAWRPWRAYALTHLWTAEAYAR, encoded by the coding sequence GTGACAACCCGATCCGACCTGCGGTTGCCGGTGCGCCCGCCGTTCGCGGCGACCGCCCTCGCGGCTGCATTGCGGGCGCACGCGGTGCCGGCGCTCGAGACTCAGGTCGACGGCGTCCATCGCCGCGTCGTCGCAGCGCCCGGTGGACCCGCCCTCGTCGAGGTCGACCTCCACCTCGATGACGACGCGTCCGAGGTGCCTGTGACGCTGCACCTCAGCGACCCTGCCGACGCACCACAACTGGTCGCGATCGTGCGCCGCTGGCTCGACCTCGACGCCGACCCGGTGCAGATCGACCGGGCCCTCTCCCTCGACCCTCGTCTCGCAGCCCTGGTCGCGGCGCGACCAGGGCTGCGGGTGGCCGGCGCGGTCGACCGCAGCGAGTGCGCACTGTTCACCGTGCTCGGTCAGCAGGTCACGCTGCGCGGCGCCCGCACCCTGCAGGCACGCTTCGTCGAGGCGTACGGCTCCCCCGTCGCCGCCGAACTTCCCGGCGGTCCGTGGACGCTCGCGCCGACGCCGCACACCGTCGCGTCCGTCGACGTCGACGAACTGCGGGCCACGATCGGGTTGACCGGTGCGCGGGCCCGCACGGTGCATGTGCTGGCGCAGGCGTTGGCCGACGGACTGCGGCTCGACCCGCAGGACCCCGTCGGCACCCGGGCCGCGTTGCTTGCGCTGCCCGGCATCGGGCCGTGGACGGCTGACTACCTCGCCCTTCGCGCGCTCGGCGACCGGGACGCGTTCACGCCCGGCGACGCCGTGCTGCGCCGGGCCCTGGACGGCGTCACACCGGCCGAGGCGCACCGCGCCTCGCAGGCGTGGCGGCCCTGGCGGGCCTACGCGCTGACCCACTTATGGACGGCCGAGGCGTACGCCCGATGA